The segment ACACTGGGCGCGGTTCACTGGAGGGCTGGCTGCGCACCGTGCTGGCCCAGGAGTACGTGAACCGCTACCGCGCCGGGCGGCGCAACGTCAGCCTGGAGGAGCGCGAAGAGGGAGGCCTCCAGCTTCCGGCGCCCGCACGCGAAGAGACTCCGCTTCCCGATCCGCGCCTGGATGCGGCCATTGACGGCGCGCTTGCGGGACTGGAGGCCGAGGAACGCTTTATCCTCGCAGCGTACTATCTGGACGGCCGTACCCTGGCCCAGGTGGCCCGCATGCTGGGCGTGCACGAATCCACCATCAGCCGCAAACTGGAGAAGGTCGCGGGTGCATTGCGCAAGAAGGTCCTGGAGAACCTGGTGCGTGCGGGAATGAGCCGGCGCCAGGCCGAAGAAGCGTTGGACGTGGACGTGCGCGATGTGTCGGCGGATATCCGCAGCCGGCTGGCGCAAGAAACCGGCGGCCGGCCGTTCTTGAATA is part of the Terriglobales bacterium genome and harbors:
- a CDS encoding sigma-70 family RNA polymerase sigma factor; translation: MSPAQPKSAGETASLIAQLYAQSKAESYGISREQFPAILRSVADRYAAGASDIELRALYASLHVEELALARACAAGNNAAWEIFLTRYREKLYDAAHAITHDDATARELADSIYAELYGTRTREGGERVSKLESYTGRGSLEGWLRTVLAQEYVNRYRAGRRNVSLEEREEGGLQLPAPAREETPLPDPRLDAAIDGALAGLEAEERFILAAYYLDGRTLAQVARMLGVHESTISRKLEKVAGALRKKVLENLVRAGMSRRQAEEALDVDVRDVSADIRSRLAQETGGRPFLNKESP